The following are from one region of the Juglans regia cultivar Chandler chromosome 10, Walnut 2.0, whole genome shotgun sequence genome:
- the LOC109021627 gene encoding 1-aminocyclopropane-1-carboxylate oxidase 3-like, producing MENFPVINLEKLNGEEKGATMEKIKDACENWGFFELLNHGISHELMDAVERLTKEHYKKCLEQRFKQLMASKGLEGVQAEVHDMDWESTFHLRHLPYSNISEIPDLQDDYRKIMKEFAVKLEKLAEELLELLDENLGLEKGYLKKALCGSKGPSFGTKVSNYPPCPKPELIEGLRAHTDAGGIILLFQDDKVSGLQLLKDGHWIDVPPMRHSIVINLGDQLEVITNGKYKSVLHRVIAQTDGNRMSIASFYNPGSDAVIYPAPALVEKEGDDEEKNHVYPKFVFDDYMKLYAGLKFQAKEPRFEAMRGATSGLGPIATA from the exons atggagaactTCCCAGTGATAAACTTGGAGAAGCTAAACGGTGAGGAGAAAGGAGCAACCATGGAGAAGATCAAAGATGCATGCGAAAACTGGGGTTTCTTTGAG TTGCTTAATCATGGTATATCCCATGAGTTAATGGATGCTGTGGAGAGGTTGACAAAGGAGCACTACAAGAAGTGCTTGGAGCAAAGGTTCAAGCAACTGATGGCAAGCAAGGGTCTAGAGGGTGTTCAGGCTGAGGTCCATGACATGGATTGGGAGAGCACCTTCCACTTACGCCATCTCCCCTACTCCAATATCTCTGAGATTCCAGACCTCCAAGATGATTACAG GAAGATCATGAAGGAATTTGCAGTGAAGTTGGAAAAACTGGCAGAGGAACTCCTAGAGCTGTTAGATGAGAATCTTGGACTTGAGAAAGGTTACCTCAAAAAGGCATTGTGTGGATCAAAAGGTCCAAGTTTTGGAACCAAGGTTAGCAACTACCCCCCATGCCCAAAGCCAGAGCTGATCGAGGGTCTCCGTGCCCACACCGATGCTGGTGGCATTATCCTTCTCTTCCAGGATGACAAGGTCAGCGGTCTCCAGCTTCTCAAAGATGGTCACTGGATTGACGTGCCTCCTATGCGCCATTCCATTGTCATCAACCTTGGTGACCAGCTCgag GTCATCACTAATGGGAAGTACAAGAGTGTGCTGCACAGAGTGATAGCCCAAACTGATGGGAACAGAATGTCAATAGCTTCATTCTACAACCCTGGAAGTGATGCTGTAATTTATCCAGCACCAGCACTGGTAGAGAAAGAGGGAGATGATGAGGAGAAGAACCATGTTTACCCAAAATTCGTGTTTGACGACTACATGAAGCTGTATGCTGGCCTCAAGTTCCAGGCCAAGGAGCCAAGATTTGAAGCCATGAGGGGCGCAACAAGTGGCTTGGGTCCAATTGCAACAGCTTGA
- the LOC108993967 gene encoding 1-aminocyclopropane-1-carboxylate oxidase 3-like, which produces MENFPVINLEKLNGEERGATMEKIKDACENWGFFELLNHGISHELMDAVERLTKEHYKKCMEQRFKQLMASKGLEGVQAEVHDMDWESTFHLRHLPYSNISEIPDLQEDYRKIMKEFAVKLEKLAEELLELLDENLGLEKGYLKKALCGSKGPSFGTKVSNYPPCPKPELIKGLRAHTDAGGIILLFQDDKVSGLQLLKDGHWIDVPPMRHSIVINLGDQLEVITNGKYKSVLHRVIAQTDGNRMSIASFYNPGSDAVIYPAPALVEKEGDDEEKNHVYPKFVFDDYMKLYAGLKFQAKEPRFEAMRATSGLGPIASA; this is translated from the exons atggagaactTCCCAGTGATAAACTTGGAGAAGCTTAACGGTGAGGAGAGAGGAGCAACCATGGAGAAGATCAAAGATGCATGCGAAAACTGGGGTTTCTTTGAG TTGCTTAATCATGGCATATCCCATGAGTTAATGGACGCTGTGGAGAGGTTGACTAAGGAGCACTACAAGAAGTGCATGGAGCAAAGGTTCAAGCAACTGATGGCAAGCAAGGGTCTAGAGGGTGTTCAGGCTGAGGTCCATGACATGGATTGGGAGAGCACCTTCCACTTACGCCATCTCCCCTACTCCAATATCTCTGAGATTCCAGACCTTCAAGAAGATTACAG GAAGATCATGAAGGAATTTGCAGTGAAGTTGGAAAAACTGGCAGAGGAACTCCTAGAGCTGTTAGATGAGAATCTTGGACTTGAAAAAGGTTACCTCAAAAAGGCATTGTGTGGATCAAAAGGTCCAAGTTTTGGAACCAAGGTTAGCAACTACCCTCCATGCCCAAAGCCAGAGCTGATCAAGGGTCTCCGTGCCCACACCGATGCTGGTGGCATTATCCTTCTCTTCCAGGATGACAAGGTCAGCGGTCTCCAGCTTCTCAAAGATGGTCACTGGATTGACGTGCCTCCTATGCGCCATTCCATTGTCATCAACCTTGGTGACCAGCTCgag GTCATCACTAATGGGAAGTACAAGAGTGTGCTGCACAGAGTGATAGCGCAAACTGATGGGAACAGAATGTCAATAGCTTCATTCTACAACCCTGGCAGTGATGCTGTAATTTATCCAGCACCAGCACTGGTAGAGAAAGAGGGAGATGATGAGGAGAAGAACCATGTTTACCCAAAATTCGTGTTTGACGACTACATGAAGCTGTATGCTGGCCTCAAGTTCCAGGCCAAGGAGCCAAGATTTGAAGCCATGAGGGCAACAAGTGGCTTGGGTCCAATTGCATCAGCTTGA